The DNA region CATGCCCCCCCTCTGCGGCCGAGCGCAGAAACGCAACTGTCCGGCTAAGTGAACTCGTTTTACCGCAGCTAAGTTGTCCCGGCCGGGCGCCATGTCCATCCAAGCGTGGAGCATGGCGACCAGCCAGCGATGCCCAGCCAAAACGAACGAAACGACGGAACCTCTCCGGGTGTCCCTAGCAGTTAGCGCTTCCGGCCATCGGCCGCGTTTGAGCCGCCGTGAAAGCACGCCGAGGCAAACCATCCCAAAAGCACCGCCATACAAACCATTGTCGTGACGCTGAGCACGGTTGCGAGCAGCAAGAAGAGAACCCCCGCTATCGGTTGCGTCTCGATCTGCGGGCCGTCATCGGGCAGCCTAAAGCGATCGATTCACTGGAACGCGATGTAGAGTGCTACGCACCAGACTAGGCTGAACAGCCGCAGACGGGAGATCCCGAGCATCGCACTTGCCGATCCAGGATTGAATTGGTTTGGCCGATTCTAATGCAAAATTCTGACAATCTTCACGTAGCGATCGCTTTCTCTCATGACTGCGACTCCTCAATGGCGCGTTTGACGGCGCGTCCCAACCACGCCCCAACGTCGGCCCCGGGAATGCGCCTCTGACGACGCCCCGCCGCCCGATCCTTATCGCTTCTGTGTGGCGGACCTGCAACCGCGCCAGCCCCTGAATCGCGGACAACCGCCGGGGCCTCCCAAGTGGCTAAAAATGCCGCCCGCGGCCCCTCCGTAATCGGCGATAATCGACGCTATTTCGGGATCGCCGCCGCCGGAGATCGTCGCGGGATTTTGTCCGCTAGGTGTCCGCTAGGTGTCCGCTATGTCCGCCCCGGGAGCGTCGATGCAGACCACTGCGGCGCGGTTAGACCGCGCAGGCAGGGAGTTTTTGAGATCGAGGGGGGGTTTTGTCCGAAAATCGCCCCGTGGGACACCGGACAAAAGGACAAAACCCGCCGGCCTACGCACGCCGCTCGGCCACGGCGGCGTTTTTGCGGATAATCAGGCCGATGGACGTGGCCGCGTAGCGCTTGAGCATCAGCCGCAGGTGACGGTCCTGGGTGTAGGGGGGCCAGTCGATGTGGCGGTCGAAACGCTGCTGGCCGGGGTCGAGCGAGATTGGTTCGACGTGGTGGCCCTGGCTTACGAGCTCGCGGACCATCGCTTCGATGTCTTGCCGGCGGAAGATGACGGTCGAGCGGTTGTCGATCGTCCGGCGGTTGCTGGTGAGGTTGAACTCGGTGGTGTGGATCGCGACGCCGCCGGGCTTGAGGCAGCGCATCTGGTTCCAGATAAACTCCTGTCCGAGCCGGAGCGAGCCGCAGTGCTCGAACGAGCAGGTGCTCCAGGTGAAATCGAACCCGGTGAGGTCTTCGGGGATGTGGTTCATGTCGACGTGCCGGTACTGGACGCTGCCGGTGTCGCCGCCGCTACTGCCGCGGACGATCTGGCCGGCGACCGCCACGCTGCTCATGTGCTGGTTGGTCTCGCGCCACGCCTGGGCGCGCTGGTCGGCCTGGTCGAGGTCGGTGGCGACGATCTCGCAGCCGCGCTCGGCGAACATGCGGGGCAGGGGCTCTTCGCCCACAGCGAACCCGAGGCCGCGCTTCCCGGGCGCCAGCAGGCCGCGTTCGTACAGCGCTTGCAGCAGGTAGGCCTGCTCCCACAGCTTGCGGTGCATGCGGGGCTTCACGCCGATCTGGTCGAGCCAGTACGCGAACGCGGGGCTGGTGAGCTGCGACTCGATGCACAAGCAGCTCGAGAGCCGGTCGGCCGGGCGGCCCGAAGCGGGGCGGCCTGGGTAGTCGAAGTCGCAGCCGGCGGGGGAATCCAGCGGCAGGAAGGGGACGTCGGCGGCGCCGGCGGCCAACACTCGGCGGCGGATCACGGGGCGGCGGCCGGTGACGCCCAGCCACAACCGCTTCCAGCGTGGGCGGACTTGTTCCTTCCAAAACTTGGGGCTTGCCATCACCGGGCCCTGAATCGAGGTCGATTGCGGGGCGCAGCTCGCCCCCGAGCGGCGGGTTTAGGGGTTCAGGCCGGTCGGGGCAAGAGCGATCGCCCGGCTTCAGCGGCGGCCCGCGGCCCGGGCGTCGGCCTGTTTGGAGA from Pirellulimonas nuda includes:
- a CDS encoding SAM-dependent methyltransferase, which encodes MASPKFWKEQVRPRWKRLWLGVTGRRPVIRRRVLAAGAADVPFLPLDSPAGCDFDYPGRPASGRPADRLSSCLCIESQLTSPAFAYWLDQIGVKPRMHRKLWEQAYLLQALYERGLLAPGKRGLGFAVGEEPLPRMFAERGCEIVATDLDQADQRAQAWRETNQHMSSVAVAGQIVRGSSGGDTGSVQYRHVDMNHIPEDLTGFDFTWSTCSFEHCGSLRLGQEFIWNQMRCLKPGGVAIHTTEFNLTSNRRTIDNRSTVIFRRQDIEAMVRELVSQGHHVEPISLDPGQQRFDRHIDWPPYTQDRHLRLMLKRYAATSIGLIIRKNAAVAERRA